One Drosophila kikkawai strain 14028-0561.14 chromosome 3L, DkikHiC1v2, whole genome shotgun sequence genomic window carries:
- the LOC108077540 gene encoding neurofilament heavy polypeptide, with amino-acid sequence MSSKAKKPGKGDQIPKPISIKKEKMEEDRTLHPISHYIDDRLELVKQIFGTLKPKTIVNLAPEFLKKTPLDEIEALCLEELLCLSTKRLKSIIEATRCPTDTESSEDSDVEHKEEHISLEEISSDSDIGGQESRKTKKKPRAKRTSNGNENKESGQMSVLELLELQARARAIRSQLAMEPITKIEVRSDDDDDDDERPAKPVQRRTKEKRTAKTTEAGKRSSLENSKAANKDQDQDAESSSKEQPAPRKIKLRRTYRQTRESPEKENLVKVSAPAPTSSAAPIENKPRSKSRSASPDVITIQTEPETLLISDSTDDEATNHKPKSAPEPEPQPVLEPPAPVVESEPEEGEVRDEPEEPAQAVEPAKTEDPAKTEDTAKATDPSKAEDQAKSNELENSEEPQKSEEQEKPAEKEPSKEHAPSQEPNPAAEAKESEAVPEPVNIDDEDQNDDVISIGGDLEMIEEMTKEDEPKVCVKSEKKDKASEEHEELDNDVISLDTSEDERDKLQQPDSESWRTRYLKSSKVSQVLAASRLGKRVRDKIKKSKRSKDAASDDQAKAEKQAAPFTSKHEDGSMEQYQELLQHRQRKTSNSSKGGDK; translated from the exons ATGAGCAGCAAAGCCAAAAAGCCAGGGAAGGGTGACCAAATACCCAAGCCCATTAGCATAAAGAAGGAAAAGATGGAGGAGGATCGGACGCTGCATCCAATTTCGCACTATATCGACGACCGTCTGGAGCTGGTGAAGCAGATTTTCGGCACACTCAAGCCCAAGACAATCGTGAATCTGGCGCCGGAGTTCCTAAAA AAAACCCCCCTGGACGAGATCGAAGCGCTGTGCCTGGAGGAGCTGCTCTGCTTGTCCACCAAGCGCCTTAAATCCATCATAGAGGCCACCCGATGTCCCACGGACACCGAGAGCTCCGAGGATTCCGATGTGGAGCACAAGGAGG AACACATATCCCTGGAGGAGATCTCATCCGACAGCGACATTGGCGGCCAGGAATCTCGAAAAA CCAAGAAGAAGCCCAGAGCCAAAAGGACGAGCAACGGGAACGAAAACAAGGAGT CGGGCCAGATGAGCGTGCTGGAGTTGCTGGAGCTGCAGGCACGTGCACGGGCCATTCGCTCCCAGCTAGCCATGGAACCCATTACCAAGATCGAGGTCAGGTcggacgacgatgacgacgacgacgaaagGCCAGCAAAGCCGGTTCAGCGAAGGACGAAAGAGAAGCGCACCGCCAAAACAACAGAAGCAGGAAAGCGCAGCTCCCTGGAAAACAGCAAAGCGGCCAATAAGGATCAAGATCAAGATGCggaaagcagcagcaaggagCAACCAGCTCCGCGCAAGATCAAACTCAGGCGGACCTATCGGCAAACCAGAGAGTCGCCTGAGAAGGAGAATCTCGTTAAAGTTTCTGCCCCAGCCCCGACTTCATCTGCTGCTCCAATAGAAAATAAGCCTCGCTCCAAGTCGCGTTCTGCCTCGCCAGATGTGATAACCATACAAACGGAGCCGGAAACGCTGCTAATTAGCGACAGCACCGACGATGAAGCCACAAACCACAAGCCCAAGTCAGCACCTGAGCCCGAGCCCCAACCCGTGCTGGAGCCACCAGCTCCAGTTGTAGAGAGCGAGCCAGAGGAGGGAGAAGTGCGTGACGAACCCGAGGAACCAGCACAGGCTGTTGAGCCAGCCAAAACAGAAGACCCAGCAAAGACAGAAGATACAGCGAAGGCAACAGACCCATCCAAGGCAGAAGATCAAGCAAAGAGCAATGAGTTGGAAAACTCAGAAGAGCCACAGAAATCGGAAGAGCAAGAAAAGCCAGCGGAGAAAGAACCGTCTAAGGAGCATGCTCCCTCTCAGGAACCAAAtccagcagcagaagcaaagGAATCCGAGGCTGTTCCTGAGCCAGTTAATATAGATGATGAGGATCAAAACGACGATGTCATCTCCATTGGCGGCGACCTGGAAATGATTGAGGAAATGACCAAGGAAGACGAGCCCAAAGTGTGCGTCAAAAGCGAGAAAAAAGATAAGGCCTCCGAGGAACACGAGGAACTAGACAACGATGTTATCTCCCTGGACACCAGCGAGGATGAGCGTGATAAACTGCAGCAACCCGACTCCGAG TCTTGGCGCACACGATACCTGAAGAGTTCCAAGGTCAGCCAGGTGCTAGCTGCCTCGCGGCTGGGGAAACGCGTGCGCGACAAAATCAAGAAATCGAAGCGCAGCAAAGATGCCGCCAGCGACGACCAGGCCAAGGCTGAGAAGCAGGCAGCACCGTTCACATCCAAGCATGAGGACGGATCCATGGAGCAATACCAAGAGCTGCTGCAGCACCGTCAGCGGAAGACTTCAAATAGTAGCAAGGGAGGGGATAAGTAA
- the LOC108077541 gene encoding pyruvate kinase, with product MALEQQTAPSLHLDSQSLDGEEEQEPQEDENRLDKFKVRLNGQHDLEQRLRDFKAACEAHEKHARRRRRRRYYNLGLVAKLVTETTHDELRRMLENGTYTFHIDTVANKPDELQAIIDTLNVAIAAHTAERELRLITGLALEINGECCRVGRLRNNCTVMLARGSVVTLTTDESYRYKGFKEIVYVINLQAYLSSVRLGDILMIGREVRGRVVKTLREALAVMIIDAGLLASYDFIELPRQCHALDPEVYPDLFQKDLEMAVAMNANYVVLPKIRCKNFLRAVRQSINAGLNLKLIGMIDFEYVRSNMLDLLGIIKLVDYIWIPDMFCVSCCVYNYIMEDVLPISQCQKKPVIGTVPLERCSDFKRFELHEFLWKIDAIHIQKSPWCNKYPLIVKKLMPVKDYRIGVVQNQMVLKNILTSYHAIVNFIIRTISSIECQAIFLFTKCETASVALSRSEIYCPVYVMLPLEDTDDDDIIACKVQLSRALHLRRNMHPVLYTKELNECNYNPIEFGVDYMRKKGCLEVGDFVVTLEVGKEDEENVSLGIGDDVCILRAFYVAPLLACEKFKYGT from the coding sequence ATGGCGCTGGAACAGCAGACGGCTCCCTCGCTGCACCTAGACAGCCAGAGCTTGGATGGGGAGGAAGAGCAGGAGCCACAGGAGGACGAGAACCGCCTGGACAAGTTCAAGGTGAGGCTCAATGGGCAGCACGACCTGGAACAGCGATTGCGGGACTTCAAGGCGGCCTGCGAGGCTCACGAGAAGCATGCGAGGCGCCGACGCCGAAGGCGTTACTACAATTTGGGCCTGGTGGCTAAGCTAGTGACGGAGACCACCCACGACGAGCTGCGTCGCATGCTGGAGAATGGCACCTACACCTTCCACATCGATACAGTGGCGAACAAGCCGGATGAACTGCAGGCCATTATAGACACACTGAACGTGGCCATTGCTGCTCATACAGCGGAGAGGGAGCTCCGCCTGATCACCGGCCTGGCGCTGGAGATCAACGGCGAGTGCTGCCGCGTCGGTAGGCTGAGGAACAACTGCACCGTGATGCTGGCCCGCGGATCGGTGGTCACTCTCACCACTGACGAATCCTACCGCTACAAGGGTTTCAAGGAGATCGTGTATGTGATCAATCTGCAGGCCTATCTTTCCTCGGTTCGCCTCGGCGACATCCTGATGATTGGACGCGAGGTAAGGGGTCGAGTGGTGAAGACTCTGCGCGAGGCTCTGGCCGTGATGATCATCGATGCCGGTCTGCTGGCCTCCTACGACTTCATAGAGCTGCCCCGTCAGTGCCACGCCCTGGATCCGGAGGTCTATCCGGATCTCTTCCAGAAGGACCTGGAGATGGCAGTAGCGATGAACGCCAACTACGTGGTGCTGCCCAAGATCCGTTGCAAAAACTTCCTGCGTGCGGTGCGACAGAGCATAAACGCTGGCTTGAATCTAAAGCTGATCGGCATGATAGACTTCGAGTACGTGCGTAGCAACATGCTGGACCTGCTAGGCATCATCAAGCTGGTAGACTACATTTGGATACCGGACATGTTCTGCGTCAGCTGCTGCGTCTACAACTACATCATGGAAGACGTGCTGCCCATTTCGCAGTGCCAGAAGAAGCCGGTGATCGGTACTGTGCCGCTGGAGCGCTGTAGTGACTTTAAGCGATTCGAGCTGCACGAGTTCCTCTGGAAGATCGACGCCATACACATCCAGAAGAGTCCGTGGTGTAACAAGTATCCGCTGATTGTCAAGAAGCTGATGCCCGTCAAGGATTATCGCATCGGGGTCGTCCAGAACCAGATGGTGCTGAAGAACATCCTCACCTCGTACCACGCAATAGTCAACTTTATCATTCGCACCATAAGCTCGATCGAGTGCCAGGCCATCTTTCTGTTCACCAAATGCGAGACCGCCAGCGTGGCCCTGTCCCGCTCCGAGATCTACTGCCCGGTGTACGTGATGCTGCCGCTGGAGGACACCGACGACGATGACATAATTGCCTGTAAGGTGCAGTTGTCCCGCGCCCTCCACCTGCGCCGAAATATGCACCCAGTTCTGTACACCAAGGAACTCAACGAGTGCAACTACAACCCGATTGAGTTTGGTGTGGACTACATGCGGAAGAAAGGCTGCCTGGAGGTCGGGGACTTTGTGGTCACACTAGAGGTGGGCAAGGAGGACGAAGAGAACGTGTCCTTGGGGATTGGCGATGACGTGTGCATCCTGCGAGCCTTCTACGTGGCCCCGCTCCTCGCCTGCGAGAAGTTCAAATACGGCACCTAA
- the Coq4 gene encoding ubiquinone biosynthesis protein COQ4 homolog, mitochondrial isoform X1, giving the protein MITMQRCWQLTQPLALRRGFSFGQVRSQAVATETPETGPLDTFERQYLKERIEISPLQRIVLGAGSSIAALLNPRRHDMIACLGETTGEAALLNILDTMQASEEGQRIMADKPRIHTSTIDFKRLETLPPDTFGAVYVKFLKDNQVTPDSRMAVRFLEDPKLAYLMTRYRECHDLIHTVLDMPTNMLGEVAVKWVEALNTGLPMCYGGAVFGAVRLRPKQRRAYLKHYLPWALENGKRTKPLMPVYWEKRWEQNIHELRSELGITVLNKA; this is encoded by the exons ATG ATCACGATGCAGCGCTGCTGGCAACTGACACAGCCGCTGGCCCTGCGACGGGGTTTCTCTTTTGGCCAGGTCAGAAGTCAGGCGGTGGCCACAGAGACGCCCGAGACGGGGCCACTGGATACCTTCGAGCGGCAGTATCTCAAGGAGCGCATTGAGATATCACCATTGCAGCGCATAGTCCTGGGTGCCGGGTCCTCCATTGCCGCCTTGCTGAATCCGAGACG CCACGACATGATTGCTTGTTTGGGCGAGACCACAGGCGAGGCAGCTCTTTTGAATATTTTGGACACCATGCAGGCTAGTGAGGAGGGTCAGCGCATCATGGCCGACAAGCCACGGATCCACACCAGCACCATTGACTTCAAGCGTCTGGAAACCCTGCCGCCCGACACCTTCGGAGCTGTCTATGTCAAGTTCCTTAAAGACAAT CAAGTCACGCCGGACAGTCGCATGGCCGTGAGGTTTCTGGAGGATCCCAAGCTGGCCTATTTGATGACGCGCTACCGCGAGTGCCACGACCTAATCCACACGGTGCTGGACATGCCCACAAACATGCTCGGCGAGGTGGCGGTCAAGTGGGTGGAGGCTCTTAATACGGGCCTACCGATGTGTTACGGCGGCGCGGTGTTCGGGGCGGTCCGCCTACGTCCCAA GCAGCGCCGCGCTTACTTGAAACACTACTTGCCCTGGGCTCTGGAGAACGGCAAGCGGACCAAGCCCTTGATGCCCGTCTACTGGGAGAAGCGTTGGGAGCAGAATATCCACGAACTTCGATCTGAGCTGGGCATTACTGTGTTGAATAAAGCCTGa
- the frc gene encoding UDP-sugar transporter UST74c: MSVSRGGSTTLDLQPLLDGSQRDDDEPEAALAGGGAQLNGSGSKELSHREREDSAVFVKKIGSALFYGISSFMITVVNKTVLTSYHFPSFLFLSLGQLTASIVVLDMGKRLKLVSYPPLQRNTFAKIFPLPLIFLGNMIFGLGGTQSLSLPMFAALRRFSILMTMLLELKILGLRPSTAVQVSVYAMIGGALLAASDDLSFNMRGYIYVMITNAMTASNGVYVKKKLDTSEIGKYGLMYYNSLFMFLPALLLNYVSGDLEQALNYSQWNDPVFVLQFLLSCVMGFILSYSTILCTQFNSALTTTIVGCLKNICVTYLGMFIGGDYVFSWLNCIGINISVLASLLYTYVTFRRKRAPDKQAHLPSSTRGENV, encoded by the coding sequence ATGAGTGTCTCGCGGGGCGGCAGCACAACGCTCGACCTGCAGCCGCTGCTGGACGGTAGTCAGCGCGATGACGACGAGCCGGAAGCCGCGTTAGCCGGTGGCGGGGCGCAGCTAAACGGCTCCGGATCCAAGGAATTGAGCCACCGGGAGCGCGAGGATTCGGCTGTGTTTGTTAAGAAGATTGGCAGCGCCCTCTTCTACGGCATCTCCTCGTTCATGATCACGGTGGTGAACAAGACGGTGCTCACCTCGTATCACTTTCCCTCGTTCCTGTTCCTCAGCCTGGGCCAGCTCACCGCCAGCATCGTGGTGCTGGACATGGGCAAGCGGCTGAAGCTTGTCTCCTACCCGCCGCTGCAACGGAATACCTTCGCCAAGATCTTCCCGCTGCCGCTCATCTTCCTGGGCAACATGATATTCGGCCTGGGCGGCACCCAGTCGCTGAGTCTGCCCATGTTTGCGGCCCTGCGGCGGTTCTCCATCCTGATGACCATGCTGCTGGAGCTGAAGATACTTGGTCTGCGTCCATCGACGGCGGTCCAGGTCAGCGTGTACGCCATGATCGGCGGCGCCCTTTTGGCCGCCTCCGACGACTTGTCGTTCAACATGCGCGGCTACATCTACGTGATGATCACCAATGCGATGACGGCCTCGAACGGGGTGTATGTGAAAAAGAAGCTGGATACCTCTGAGATCGGGAAGTACGGCCTGATGTACTACAACTCGCTGTTTATGTTCCTGCCGGCACTGCTCCTGAACTACGTCAGCGGGGATCTGGAGCAGGCGCTGAACTACTCGCAGTGGAACGACCCCGTGTTCGTGCTTCAGTTCCTGCTCAGCTGCGTGATGGGTTTCATCTTGTCATACAGCACCATCCTGTGCACGCAGTTCAACTCTGCGCTGACTACCACCATTGTGGGTTGCCTAAAGAACATATGCGTGACGTATCTGGGGATGTTCATCGGCGGCGACTACGTCTTCTCGTGGCTTAACTGCATCGGGATCAACATCAGCGTGCTGGCTAGTCTGCTCTACACATACGTCACCTTCCGGCGGAAGCGGGCGCCCGATAAGCAGGCCCACTTGCCCAGCAGCACTCGCGGCGAGAATGTCTAG
- the Coq4 gene encoding ubiquinone biosynthesis protein COQ4 homolog, mitochondrial isoform X2, with product MQRCWQLTQPLALRRGFSFGQVRSQAVATETPETGPLDTFERQYLKERIEISPLQRIVLGAGSSIAALLNPRRHDMIACLGETTGEAALLNILDTMQASEEGQRIMADKPRIHTSTIDFKRLETLPPDTFGAVYVKFLKDNQVTPDSRMAVRFLEDPKLAYLMTRYRECHDLIHTVLDMPTNMLGEVAVKWVEALNTGLPMCYGGAVFGAVRLRPKQRRAYLKHYLPWALENGKRTKPLMPVYWEKRWEQNIHELRSELGITVLNKA from the exons ATGCAGCGCTGCTGGCAACTGACACAGCCGCTGGCCCTGCGACGGGGTTTCTCTTTTGGCCAGGTCAGAAGTCAGGCGGTGGCCACAGAGACGCCCGAGACGGGGCCACTGGATACCTTCGAGCGGCAGTATCTCAAGGAGCGCATTGAGATATCACCATTGCAGCGCATAGTCCTGGGTGCCGGGTCCTCCATTGCCGCCTTGCTGAATCCGAGACG CCACGACATGATTGCTTGTTTGGGCGAGACCACAGGCGAGGCAGCTCTTTTGAATATTTTGGACACCATGCAGGCTAGTGAGGAGGGTCAGCGCATCATGGCCGACAAGCCACGGATCCACACCAGCACCATTGACTTCAAGCGTCTGGAAACCCTGCCGCCCGACACCTTCGGAGCTGTCTATGTCAAGTTCCTTAAAGACAAT CAAGTCACGCCGGACAGTCGCATGGCCGTGAGGTTTCTGGAGGATCCCAAGCTGGCCTATTTGATGACGCGCTACCGCGAGTGCCACGACCTAATCCACACGGTGCTGGACATGCCCACAAACATGCTCGGCGAGGTGGCGGTCAAGTGGGTGGAGGCTCTTAATACGGGCCTACCGATGTGTTACGGCGGCGCGGTGTTCGGGGCGGTCCGCCTACGTCCCAA GCAGCGCCGCGCTTACTTGAAACACTACTTGCCCTGGGCTCTGGAGAACGGCAAGCGGACCAAGCCCTTGATGCCCGTCTACTGGGAGAAGCGTTGGGAGCAGAATATCCACGAACTTCGATCTGAGCTGGGCATTACTGTGTTGAATAAAGCCTGa
- the Gorab gene encoding RAB6-interacting golgin, which produces MTDRFNGFSHDEILKITGVKESGSGKRATGLEAAKQAVRNQPGIRRMPDKIFRQADQLRKQQQQQQPQPKKTQKVDDAKKAKSRAATPTEKTPTPTVEDDADAADRLSLDLDRPLSDSLMAALYHGHAPARDKAAATYADAGGENSETTSTDDSSILKMSGSNSQAISSVDDGSILPSTKDSSRERLNTDSPFKGVSLKDFEQHRRMIEEQNKQKKQMLYQAIEQHTQKTAAESRKIEEIRHELSKLESDLAVDVALLRKQIDNACIHFSNVEKQYVKIEAQFLKAKIELHNASEKKELLTEHLCTVIAHNEDRKAQKLTELMQKVGLAPTDEESPAPSTNPTVN; this is translated from the exons ATGACTGATAGATTCAATGGATTTAGCCACGACGAGATCCTCAAGATAACGGGGGTCAAGGAGAGCGGCAGTGGCAAAAGGGCGACGGGTCTGGAAGCAG CAAAACAGGCGGTCCGGAATCAGCCCGGCATACGGCGCATGCCCGATAAGATCTTCCGGCAGGCAGATCAGTtgcggaagcagcagcagcaacaacaaccgcagcCGAAGAAGACCCAGAAAGTGGACGATGCTAAGAAAGCCAAATCGAGAGCGGCAACTCCCACGGAAAAGACGCCAACTCCCACGGTCGAAGATGACGCAGATGCAGCCGATCGGTTGTCTCTAGACCTGGATCGACCTCTCTCCGACTCTCTGATGGCCGCTCTATACCATGGTCACGCTCCAGCGAGAGATAAAGCAGCTGCCACGTATGCGGATGCTGGCGGAGAGAATAGCGAGACGACGTCCACAGACGATAGCTCGATTCTGAAAATGAGCGGGAGCAACAGCCAGGCAATTAGCTCGGTGGATGATGGCAGTATCCTGCCCAGCACCAAGGACTCTTCGCGTGAACGGCTTAACACAGACTCGCCCTTCAAGGGCGTCTCCCTGAAGGACTTTGAGCAGCATCGCCGCATGATCGAAGAGCAAAACAAGCAGAAGAAGCAGATGCTCTATCAGGCCATAGAGCAGCACACGCAGAAAACAGCGGCGGAGTCCCGCAAGATCGAAGAGATCCGCCACGAGCTGTCCAAACTGGAGAGCGATCTTGCCGTGGATGTGGCCCTGCTAAGGAAGCAGATCGACAACGCCTGCATACATTTCTCCAATGTAGA aaAACAATACGTGAAGATCGAGGCTCAGTTCCTGAAGGCCAAAATTGAACTGCACAACGCCTCTGAGAAGAAGGAGCTGCTCACCGAACACCTGTGCACTGTCATTGCCCACAACGAGGATCGCAAGGCTCAGAAACTTACGGAACTCATGCAGAAAGTGGGTCTGGCGCCAACCGACGAGGAGTCACCGGCCCCGTCCACCAATCCCACTGTCAATTGA
- the Polr3G gene encoding DNA-directed RNA polymerase III subunit RPC7, whose protein sequence is MAGRGRGGKTGTLTAEQMALLGCTKDMPVQTAPPPTFPPVLNRPTTLETTATQNYQLLWKEDFLNRMRDSPYYIVSATQEPQNKEHRDWREKAMDRFKLKAQPEFNYKAMPRELNTLNRKRKGADVKPKLLAKKTNIEDRLKVLEQKELKAGSGEQDEIKQESDSDQEEEQDDPEAALDDEMDEENDYGNSYFDNGESYNDEDDNLDDGPVY, encoded by the exons atggCTGGACGTGGAAGGGGCGGGAAGACAGGCACCCTCACAGCCGAGCAAATGGCCTTGCTGGGCTGCACGAAGGACATGCCCGTGCAGACGGCACCGCCTCCTACATTTCCGCCGGTTCTGAACAGGCCCACTACCTTGGAG ACAACAGCCACACAAAACTACCAGCTGCTGTGGAAGGAGGATTTCCTGAACCGTATGCGCGACTCCCCCTATTACATTGTATCCGCCACCCAGGAGCCGCAAAATAAGGAACACAGGGACTGGCGAGAg AAAGCAATGGACCGCTTCAAACTAAAGGCTCAGCCCGAGTTTAACTACAAAGCCATGCCGCGGGAGCTGAATACCTTAAATCGCAAGCGAAAGGGTGCGGATGTCAAGCCAAAGCTGTTGGCCAAGAAGACCAACATCGAGGACAGACTGAAGGTCCTGGAGCAGAAGGAACTAAAAGCTGGCAGCGGAGAGCAGGACGAAATTAAGCAGGAATCAGACTCCGACcaagaggaggagcaggacgaTCCGGAGGCGGCGCTGGACGACGAGATGGACGAGGAGAACGATTACGGCAACAGTTACTTCGACAATGGAGAATCATACAACGACGAGGACGACAACTTGGACGATGGTCCCGTGTACTGA
- the COX7B gene encoding uncharacterized protein COX7B: MLVKHIVKQGLLFKNVGAMSRAAYHGGGHHQHSTMNDLPVPAGDWKEQHSQQNSKYNAVLITGILVLAGTIGFVKSSGLIHFNYNAPRDLD; this comes from the exons ATGTTGGTTAAGCACATTGTCAAGCAGGGGCTTCTGTTCAAGAATG TTGGCGCCATGTCGCGTGCCGCTTACCACGGCGGTGGACACCACCAGCACTCCACCATGAACGATCTgcccgtgcccgccggtgaCTGGAAGGAGCAGCACAGCCAGCAGAACTCCAAGTACAATGCCGTGCTCATCACCGGCATCCTGGTCCTGGCCGGCACCATTGGATTC GTGAAATCCTCCGGTCTGATCCACTTCAACTACAATGCCCCCAGGGACCTAGACTAA